One Pseudomonas fluorescens genomic region harbors:
- the guaA gene encoding glutamine-hydrolyzing GMP synthase translates to MSLDIHAHRILILDFGSQYTQLIARRVREIGVYCELHPFDMDEDAIREFAPKGVILAGGPESVHEADSPRCPQAVFDLGVPVFGICYGMQTMAEQLGGKVEGSELREFGYARVDVVGKSRLLDGIEDHIDADGLFGLDVWMSHGDKVTRMPEDFHILASTPSCPIAGMFNDDRAYYGVQFHPEVTHTKQGGRILSRFVLDICGCEALWTPSKIAEDAIANIRAQVGTDNVLLGLSGGVDSSVVAALLHKAIGDQLTCVFVDNGLLRLHEGEQVMAMFAENMGVKVIRANAEEQFLNNLAGEADPEKKRKIIGRTFIDVFDAQSNKLENIKYLAQGTIYPDVIESAGAKSGKAHVIKSHHNVGGLPEEMNLKLVEPLRELFKDEVRRLGLELGLPYDMVYRHPFPGPGLGVRILGEVKKEYADLLRRADHIFIEELRKADWYHKVSQAFVVFQPVKSVGVVGDGRRYAWVVALRAVETIDFMTARWAHLPYELLETVSGRIINEIEGISRVTYDVSSKPPATIEWE, encoded by the coding sequence ATGTCCCTCGACATTCACGCTCACCGCATCCTGATCCTCGACTTCGGTTCGCAATACACCCAACTGATCGCCCGCCGCGTGCGCGAGATCGGCGTGTACTGCGAACTGCATCCGTTCGACATGGACGAAGATGCGATTCGCGAATTCGCCCCTAAAGGCGTCATCCTCGCCGGCGGCCCCGAGTCCGTGCACGAAGCCGACAGCCCGCGCTGCCCGCAAGCGGTGTTTGATCTGGGCGTTCCGGTTTTCGGTATCTGCTACGGCATGCAGACCATGGCCGAGCAGTTGGGCGGCAAGGTTGAAGGTTCCGAACTTCGTGAGTTCGGCTACGCCCGCGTTGACGTGGTCGGCAAGAGCCGCCTGCTCGACGGCATCGAAGATCACATCGACGCCGATGGCCTGTTCGGCCTCGACGTGTGGATGAGTCACGGTGACAAAGTCACCAGGATGCCGGAGGACTTCCACATCCTCGCCAGCACCCCGAGCTGCCCGATCGCCGGTATGTTCAATGACGACCGCGCTTACTATGGCGTGCAGTTCCACCCGGAAGTGACCCACACCAAGCAGGGCGGCCGCATCCTGTCGCGCTTCGTTCTCGACATCTGCGGCTGTGAAGCCCTGTGGACGCCGTCGAAGATCGCTGAAGACGCGATCGCCAACATCCGCGCTCAGGTCGGCACCGACAACGTCCTGTTGGGCCTGTCCGGCGGTGTCGACTCCTCGGTCGTTGCTGCGCTGCTGCACAAAGCCATCGGTGATCAACTGACCTGCGTGTTCGTCGACAACGGTCTGCTGCGTCTGCACGAAGGCGAGCAAGTGATGGCCATGTTCGCCGAGAACATGGGCGTCAAGGTGATCCGCGCCAACGCCGAAGAGCAGTTCCTCAACAACCTGGCCGGCGAAGCCGACCCGGAGAAGAAGCGCAAGATCATCGGTCGCACCTTCATCGACGTGTTCGATGCCCAGTCGAACAAACTGGAAAACATCAAATACCTCGCTCAGGGCACCATCTACCCGGACGTGATCGAATCGGCTGGCGCGAAAAGCGGCAAAGCGCACGTGATCAAGTCGCACCACAACGTGGGCGGCCTGCCAGAAGAAATGAACCTGAAACTGGTCGAGCCACTGCGCGAACTGTTCAAGGACGAAGTCCGTCGTCTGGGTCTGGAACTGGGCCTGCCGTACGACATGGTCTATCGCCACCCATTCCCGGGCCCTGGCCTGGGCGTGCGCATCCTCGGCGAAGTGAAGAAGGAATACGCCGACCTGCTGCGTCGTGCCGACCACATCTTCATCGAAGAACTGCGCAAGGCCGACTGGTACCACAAGGTCAGCCAGGCATTCGTGGTGTTCCAGCCAGTCAAATCGGTCGGCGTGGTTGGCGATGGCCGTCGTTACGCCTGGGTCGTGGCCCTGCGTGCCGTAGAAACCATCGACTTCATGACCGCGCGTTGGGCACACCTGCCTTACGAACTGCTGGAAACCGTTTCCGGTCGCATCATCAATGAAATCGAAGGCATCTCGCGCGTTACGTATGACGTATCGAGCAAGCCGCCGGCGACGATTGAGTGGGAATGA
- the guaB gene encoding IMP dehydrogenase, translating into MLRISQEALTFDDILLVPGYSEVLPNEVSLKTRLTRGIELNIPLVSAAMDTVTEARLAIAMAQEGGIGIIHKNMTIEQQAAEVRKVKKFEAGVVKDPITIEADATVRDLFELTRLHNISGVPVLHDGDLVGIVTSRDVRFENRLEATVREVMTPKERLVTVKEGADKNDVRELLHKHRIERVLIVDDKFALKGMMTVNDIEKAKAYPLASKDDQGRLRVGAAVGTGKDTGDRVTALVNAGVDVVVVDTAHGHSKGVIDRVRWVKENFPEVQVIGGNIATGAAAKALAAAGADAVKVGIGPGSICTTRIVAGVGVPQISAIANVAAALEGTGVPLIADGGIRFSGDLSKAIVAGASCVMMGSMFAGTEEAPGEIELFQGRSYKAYRGMGSLGAMSQAQGSSDRYFQDSSAGAEKLVPEGIEGRVPYKGTLSAIIHQLMGGLRSSMGYTGSADIEEMRTKPEFVRITGAGMAESHVHDVQITKEAPNYRVG; encoded by the coding sequence ATGCTGCGTATCAGCCAAGAAGCTCTGACATTCGACGACATTCTCCTAGTGCCCGGTTATTCCGAGGTACTTCCTAACGAAGTCAGTCTCAAGACCCGTCTTACCCGTGGCATCGAACTGAATATTCCTCTGGTTTCTGCTGCAATGGACACCGTTACTGAAGCCCGTCTGGCAATTGCCATGGCTCAGGAAGGTGGCATCGGCATTATCCACAAGAACATGACCATCGAGCAGCAAGCTGCCGAAGTGCGCAAGGTCAAGAAGTTCGAAGCCGGTGTGGTCAAGGATCCAATCACCATCGAGGCCGATGCCACGGTGCGTGATCTGTTCGAACTGACCCGTCTGCACAACATTTCCGGCGTTCCGGTACTGCACGATGGCGACCTGGTCGGCATCGTCACCTCCCGCGACGTACGTTTCGAAAACCGTCTTGAAGCCACTGTCCGCGAAGTGATGACGCCGAAAGAGCGTCTGGTCACGGTCAAGGAAGGCGCCGACAAGAACGACGTGCGCGAACTGCTGCACAAGCACCGCATCGAGCGCGTGCTGATCGTCGATGACAAATTCGCCCTCAAAGGCATGATGACCGTCAACGACATCGAAAAAGCCAAAGCCTACCCGCTGGCCAGCAAGGACGATCAAGGTCGTCTGCGCGTTGGCGCTGCGGTCGGCACCGGTAAAGACACCGGCGATCGCGTCACCGCACTGGTCAACGCCGGCGTTGACGTGGTGGTGGTCGACACCGCGCACGGTCACTCCAAGGGTGTGATCGACCGCGTACGCTGGGTCAAAGAGAATTTCCCTGAAGTGCAGGTGATCGGCGGCAACATCGCCACCGGCGCAGCCGCCAAGGCTCTGGCCGCAGCGGGCGCCGACGCAGTCAAGGTCGGTATCGGCCCAGGCTCGATCTGCACCACCCGTATCGTCGCTGGTGTCGGCGTGCCACAGATCAGTGCCATCGCCAACGTCGCCGCTGCCCTTGAAGGCACCGGCGTGCCGTTGATCGCCGACGGCGGTATCCGTTTCTCCGGTGACCTGTCCAAGGCCATCGTGGCCGGTGCTTCCTGCGTGATGATGGGCTCGATGTTCGCCGGTACCGAAGAAGCGCCGGGCGAGATCGAACTGTTCCAGGGCCGTTCGTACAAGGCTTATCGCGGCATGGGTTCGCTGGGCGCCATGTCCCAGGCCCAGGGCTCGTCCGACCGTTACTTCCAGGACTCTTCGGCAGGCGCCGAGAAACTGGTTCCGGAAGGCATCGAAGGCCGCGTGCCGTACAAAGGCACCCTGAGCGCGATCATTCACCAGTTGATGGGCGGCCTGCGTTCCTCGATGGGTTACACCGGCAGCGCCGACATCGAAGAAATGCGCACCAAGCCTGAGTTCGTGCGGATCACCGGCGCCGGCATGGCCGAGTCCCACGTTCACGACGTGCAGATCACCAAGGAAGCGCCGAACTATCGGGTCGGCTGA
- a CDS encoding sugar ABC transporter ATPase, translating into MNTQSIIVPKISTLPAHEPRARAIVRWLVRKNIIEEQLTTCGRTGNRMAHAIAEGARAVVLHPEALPFGEPINGLEIVTKRCIYTPAKGFLEEAGCAECRREVGEALFESLEDWFPGRTDNFTCPECGHEDDINGFLFLQECAFSNLGFIFNNWLEAGFKQSFLDEFADWLDLPVSWVKVEL; encoded by the coding sequence ATGAACACGCAAAGCATCATCGTCCCGAAAATCTCCACCCTGCCGGCGCACGAGCCCCGGGCGCGGGCGATCGTGCGCTGGCTGGTGCGCAAGAACATCATCGAGGAACAGCTGACCACCTGCGGCCGCACCGGCAATCGCATGGCCCACGCCATCGCCGAGGGCGCGCGAGCTGTGGTCCTGCATCCCGAAGCGCTGCCGTTCGGCGAGCCGATCAATGGCCTGGAGATTGTCACCAAGCGCTGCATCTATACACCGGCCAAGGGCTTTCTCGAAGAAGCCGGTTGCGCCGAGTGCCGCCGCGAAGTGGGTGAGGCGCTGTTCGAAAGCCTTGAAGACTGGTTTCCGGGCCGCACCGACAATTTCACCTGCCCGGAATGTGGGCATGAAGACGACATCAACGGCTTCCTGTTTCTGCAGGAATGCGCGTTTTCCAATCTGGGGTTCATCTTCAACAACTGGCTCGAAGCCGGCTTCAAACAAAGCTTCCTCGACGAATTCGCCGACTGGCTCGACCTGCCCGTCAGTTGGGTAAAAGTCGAACTCTAA
- a CDS encoding sulfite exporter TauE/SafE family protein: protein MSMMELLGAWSWGAGGWVAIGLGIALAYIVFGIAGFGTALVAGPILILFMPLSKIVPLLVLLDFVAAFGNLLPSRRDVAKPELLRLLPCMAIGCTLGVIFLLNLKSDLLLLLMGLFISAYAVYSLWVKARPAQLSAAWAVPMGTVGGLFGALFGSGGFLYAIYLNSRLPKEAARATQSALISCSTVVRLSLFVIAGVYAELPLLMLALCLLPAMALGLWIGRRLTMRLSREAFVRLVTWLVLASGIALIARYFST, encoded by the coding sequence ATGAGCATGATGGAGTTGCTGGGGGCGTGGTCGTGGGGGGCTGGCGGTTGGGTGGCGATTGGCTTGGGCATTGCGCTGGCGTACATCGTCTTTGGTATCGCCGGCTTCGGCACGGCGCTGGTCGCGGGGCCGATTTTGATTCTGTTCATGCCGCTGTCGAAGATCGTGCCGCTGCTGGTGCTGCTGGATTTTGTCGCGGCGTTTGGCAATCTGCTGCCGTCACGGCGGGACGTGGCCAAGCCGGAATTGCTCAGGCTGCTGCCGTGCATGGCGATCGGCTGCACGCTGGGGGTGATCTTCCTGCTGAATCTCAAATCCGATCTGTTGCTGCTGTTGATGGGGCTGTTTATCAGCGCTTATGCGGTTTACAGCCTGTGGGTCAAGGCGCGACCGGCGCAGTTGTCGGCGGCGTGGGCAGTGCCGATGGGCACCGTGGGCGGGTTGTTTGGCGCGCTGTTTGGCAGTGGCGGCTTTCTTTATGCGATCTATCTGAACAGCCGCCTGCCCAAGGAAGCGGCGCGGGCCACGCAAAGTGCGTTGATCAGTTGCAGCACCGTGGTGCGCCTGAGCCTGTTTGTGATCGCCGGTGTGTATGCCGAGCTACCCTTGCTGATGTTGGCGCTGTGTCTGTTGCCGGCCATGGCGCTGGGTTTGTGGATTGGCCGGCGCTTGACCATGAGATTGTCGCGTGAGGCCTTTGTGCGCCTGGTGACGTGGCTGGTGCTGGCCAGCGGGATTGCCCTGATCGCGCGTTATTTCAGCACTTGA
- the xseA gene encoding exodeoxyribonuclease VII large subunit → MIKDPFARLGLDREVLTVSQLNGRARVLLEDVFSNIWVEGEISNLARPASGHVYFTLKDSGAQVRCALFRQNAARVRQALKDGLAVKVRGKVSLFEGRGDYQLILDTVEPAGDGALRLAFDALKEKLSAEGLFSAERKVPLPAHPQRIGIISSPTGAVIRDIISVFRRRAPQVQLTLIPTAVQGREATAQIVRALKMADARGFDALILARGGGSLEDLWCFNEEAVARAVDACVTPIVSAVGHETDVSISDFVADVRAPTPSAAAELLAPDSSHLIRQVESLHRRLVMRMRDRLMRDRLRLEGMGRRLRHPGERLRQQAQRLDDLDMRMRRAFERSLNTRRERLIRLETRLAGQHPGRQLAMLRQRLDSLADRLPRAMRDALKQRRQQLHSQMQTLHVVSPLATLGRGYSILLDERGHAIRNAAQTHTGQRLKAKLGEGELQVRVEDNHLTPVTLSLLD, encoded by the coding sequence ATGATTAAAGATCCTTTTGCAAGACTCGGCCTGGACCGTGAAGTCCTGACTGTCAGCCAGCTCAACGGCCGCGCGCGGGTGTTGCTCGAAGACGTGTTCAGCAACATCTGGGTCGAAGGCGAAATCTCCAACCTCGCCCGCCCGGCGTCCGGCCATGTGTACTTCACGCTCAAGGACAGCGGCGCGCAGGTGCGTTGCGCGCTGTTCCGACAGAACGCGGCGCGGGTGCGTCAGGCGTTGAAGGATGGTTTGGCGGTCAAGGTACGCGGCAAGGTATCGCTGTTCGAAGGCCGGGGCGACTATCAACTTATCCTCGATACCGTCGAGCCGGCCGGTGACGGCGCGCTGCGTCTGGCCTTCGATGCACTGAAGGAAAAGCTCAGCGCCGAAGGCCTGTTCAGCGCCGAACGTAAAGTGCCGCTGCCTGCGCATCCGCAGCGCATCGGCATCATCAGTTCACCGACCGGCGCGGTGATCCGCGACATCATCAGCGTGTTCCGCCGCCGCGCGCCGCAGGTGCAGCTGACCTTGATTCCCACTGCCGTGCAGGGCCGCGAAGCCACCGCGCAAATCGTCCGCGCCCTGAAAATGGCCGATGCCCGCGGCTTCGATGCGCTGATTCTGGCGCGTGGCGGAGGCTCGCTGGAGGACCTCTGGTGTTTCAACGAAGAAGCCGTGGCACGCGCGGTCGATGCCTGCGTGACGCCAATCGTCAGCGCCGTCGGGCATGAAACCGATGTGTCGATCAGTGACTTTGTCGCCGACGTCCGCGCGCCAACGCCATCGGCCGCTGCCGAACTGCTCGCGCCGGATTCCAGCCATCTGATTCGCCAGGTCGAAAGCCTGCACCGCCGCCTGGTGATGCGCATGCGTGATCGCTTGATGCGTGATCGTCTGCGTCTGGAAGGTATGGGGCGACGACTGCGACACCCCGGCGAACGACTGCGCCAGCAGGCCCAGCGTCTCGACGATCTGGACATGCGCATGCGGCGCGCCTTTGAGCGCAGCCTCAATACCCGCCGCGAACGCCTGATCCGGCTGGAAACCCGTCTCGCCGGACAACATCCGGGACGGCAACTGGCGATGCTCCGCCAGCGCCTCGACAGCCTTGCCGATCGGTTGCCCCGCGCCATGCGCGATGCCCTGAAACAGCGCCGGCAACAATTGCACAGCCAGATGCAGACGTTGCATGTGGTCAGCCCGCTGGCGACGCTCGGTCGTGGTTACAGCATCCTGCTCGACGAACGTGGTCACGCCATCCGCAATGCTGCGCAGACCCATACCGGCCAGCGCCTGAAAGCCAAGCTCGGCGAAGGCGAACTGCAAGTGCGTGTCGAGGACAATCACCTGACGCCCGTCACCCTCTCTCTACTGGACTGA
- a CDS encoding M23 family metallopeptidase, whose translation MPRFLAPLLLLCLSFNAYADSYITRLLNKPVPGGVAVVDLGAAAQAPKATYQGRPVLVVKEQNNWLAIVGVPLTVKPGAQQISSGGRNLPFTVGSKKYPEQRITLKNKQQVNPDQSNLKRIEGELAEQIKAYRSFSPNTPSNLLLDKPVNGPLSSKFGVRRFFNGEERNPHAGLDFAVPAGTPIKTPAAGKVILIGNYFFNGNTVFVDHGQGFISMFCHMSKIDVKNGQQLARGAVVGKVGATGRATGPHMHWNVSLNDARVDPAIFIGAFQP comes from the coding sequence ATGCCGCGTTTTCTCGCTCCACTGCTGTTGCTCTGCCTGTCCTTCAACGCTTACGCCGACAGTTACATCACCCGGCTGCTGAACAAACCAGTGCCCGGCGGCGTAGCGGTGGTTGATCTCGGCGCTGCCGCGCAGGCACCGAAGGCGACCTATCAGGGCAGACCGGTACTGGTGGTGAAAGAACAGAACAACTGGCTGGCAATCGTCGGTGTGCCTTTGACGGTCAAGCCTGGCGCGCAGCAGATCAGCAGTGGCGGGCGCAATCTGCCGTTCACTGTGGGCAGCAAGAAGTACCCGGAACAGCGCATTACTTTGAAGAACAAGCAGCAGGTCAATCCGGATCAGTCGAACCTCAAGCGCATCGAAGGTGAATTGGCCGAACAGATCAAGGCCTACCGCAGCTTCAGCCCGAACACGCCAAGCAATCTGCTGCTGGACAAACCGGTCAACGGGCCGCTGTCGAGCAAGTTCGGCGTGCGCCGCTTCTTTAATGGTGAAGAGCGCAATCCTCACGCCGGTCTCGATTTCGCGGTGCCGGCGGGTACGCCGATCAAGACTCCGGCGGCGGGCAAGGTGATTCTGATCGGCAACTACTTCTTCAATGGCAACACGGTGTTCGTTGACCATGGCCAGGGCTTCATCAGCATGTTCTGTCACATGTCGAAAATCGACGTGAAGAACGGCCAGCAACTGGCCCGTGGCGCGGTGGTGGGCAAGGTCGGCGCGACCGGCCGCGCGACCGGGCCGCATATGCACTGGAACGTCAGCCTGAATGATGCGCGGGTGGATCCGGCGATATTCATTGGTGCTTTCCAACCCTAA
- the leuA gene encoding 2-isopropylmalate synthase has translation MSMLKDPSSKYRAFPVINLPDRTWPSKTIDAAPIWCSSDLRDGNQSLIEPMDAAKKLRFWKTLVQVGVKEIEASFPAASQTDFDFVRTLIEEGHIPDDTTIQVLTQGREDLIERTFESLRGAKKAIVHLYNATSPSFRRIVFNQDKDGIKAIAVNAAKLFVKYAAMQPETEWTFEYSPETFSATELEFAKEVCDAVIEVWNPTPEHKMILNLPATVECATPNVYADQIEWFGRNINRRDSVIISLHTHNDRGTGVAATELGLMAGADRVEGCLFGNGERTGNVDLVTVALNMYTQGVNPELDFSDIDGVRKVVEECNQIQVHPRHPYVGDLVHTAFSGSHQDAIRKGFAQQKPDTLWEVPYLPIDPADIGRSYEAVIRVNSQSGKGGIAYLLEQEYGISLPRRMQIEFSQVVQRETDRLGLEMTAKQIHSLLISEYLQANTPYALVSHRLQEENGNSAVEVEVASKGQGETNLHWRGKGNGALEALVAGLPIPVEIMDYNEHAIGAGTNAKAAAYIELRVNGERAVHGVGIDENITTASFKALFSALNRSLSQPEAKAA, from the coding sequence ATGAGCATGCTGAAAGATCCGTCTTCGAAATACCGCGCGTTTCCGGTCATCAACCTGCCGGATCGCACCTGGCCGTCGAAAACCATCGACGCTGCGCCGATCTGGTGCAGCTCCGATCTGCGTGACGGTAACCAGTCGCTGATCGAACCGATGGACGCGGCAAAGAAGCTGCGCTTCTGGAAAACTCTCGTGCAAGTGGGCGTTAAGGAAATCGAGGCATCGTTCCCCGCTGCTTCGCAAACCGACTTCGACTTCGTGCGCACACTGATCGAAGAAGGCCACATCCCGGATGACACCACCATTCAGGTGCTGACCCAGGGCCGTGAAGACCTGATCGAGCGCACTTTCGAATCCCTGCGCGGGGCGAAGAAAGCCATCGTGCACTTGTACAACGCCACCTCGCCGTCTTTCCGTCGCATCGTCTTCAATCAGGACAAGGACGGCATCAAAGCCATCGCGGTCAACGCGGCCAAGCTGTTCGTCAAATACGCAGCGATGCAGCCGGAAACCGAGTGGACCTTTGAATATTCGCCGGAAACCTTCAGCGCCACTGAACTGGAGTTTGCCAAGGAAGTCTGTGACGCGGTGATCGAGGTGTGGAACCCGACGCCTGAGCACAAAATGATCCTTAACCTGCCGGCCACCGTTGAATGCGCAACGCCGAACGTCTACGCCGACCAGATCGAGTGGTTCGGCCGCAACATCAATCGTCGTGACAGCGTGATCATCAGCCTGCACACCCACAACGACCGCGGCACCGGCGTCGCCGCCACCGAGCTGGGCCTGATGGCCGGCGCCGACCGTGTCGAAGGCTGCCTGTTCGGCAACGGCGAGCGCACCGGTAACGTCGATCTCGTCACCGTCGCGCTGAACATGTACACCCAGGGCGTCAACCCTGAGCTGGACTTCTCCGACATCGACGGCGTGCGCAAAGTCGTCGAAGAGTGCAACCAGATCCAGGTACACCCGCGTCACCCGTATGTTGGCGATCTGGTGCACACCGCGTTCTCCGGCTCGCACCAGGACGCGATCCGCAAGGGCTTCGCCCAGCAGAAACCGGATACCCTGTGGGAAGTGCCGTACCTGCCGATCGACCCGGCCGACATCGGCCGCAGCTACGAGGCGGTGATTCGCGTCAACAGCCAGTCGGGCAAGGGCGGCATCGCTTACTTGCTGGAGCAGGAATACGGCATCAGCCTGCCGCGTCGCATGCAGATCGAGTTCAGCCAGGTCGTGCAGCGTGAAACCGATCGTCTCGGCCTGGAGATGACCGCCAAGCAGATTCACTCGCTGTTGATCAGCGAATACCTGCAAGCCAACACCCCGTACGCGCTGGTCAGCCATCGTCTGCAGGAAGAAAACGGCAACAGCGCCGTCGAAGTCGAAGTGGCGAGCAAGGGTCAGGGCGAAACCAATCTTCACTGGCGCGGCAAGGGCAACGGCGCGCTGGAAGCACTGGTCGCCGGTCTGCCGATTCCGGTGGAAATCATGGACTACAACGAACACGCGATCGGCGCCGGCACCAATGCCAAGGCTGCGGCCTACATCGAGCTGCGAGTGAACGGTGAACGTGCGGTGCACGGCGTGGGCATCGATGAAAACATCACCACGGCGAGCTTCAAGGCTCTGTTCAGCGCGCTGAACCGCTCGCTGAGCCAGCCTGAGGCGAAAGCGGCGTAA
- a CDS encoding amidohydrolase produces the protein MRDLNALPDLTLALIQTSLAWHDRQANLEHFEVLLEQARGADLIILPEMFTTGFSMESATLAEAENGPTSKWLRAQAAKLNAVITGSVIIQAADGSHRNRLLWARPDGEVLHYDKRHLFRMAGEHNHYTPGERQVQFELKGWRIRPLICYDLRFPVWSRDAQDTDLLLYTANWPGARRLHWNRLLPARAIENLCYVAAVNRVGSDGKGFAYTGDSQVLDFQGETLLAAGEADGVFKVVLEAAPLAAYRERFPANLDADTFEFT, from the coding sequence ATGCGTGATCTGAATGCGTTGCCAGACCTGACCTTGGCGCTGATCCAGACCAGCCTCGCCTGGCATGACCGCCAGGCCAATCTCGAACACTTCGAGGTGTTGCTGGAACAGGCGCGTGGCGCCGACCTGATTATCCTGCCGGAGATGTTCACCACCGGTTTCTCCATGGAATCGGCCACCCTCGCCGAAGCTGAAAATGGTCCGACCAGCAAATGGCTGCGCGCGCAGGCGGCGAAACTGAATGCAGTGATCACCGGTAGCGTGATCATTCAGGCTGCGGACGGTAGTCACCGCAATCGCTTGTTGTGGGCGCGGCCGGACGGCGAAGTGTTGCATTACGACAAGCGTCATCTGTTCCGTATGGCCGGTGAGCACAATCACTACACGCCCGGCGAGCGCCAGGTGCAGTTCGAACTCAAGGGCTGGCGGATTCGGCCGCTGATCTGCTACGACTTGCGCTTTCCGGTGTGGAGCCGTGACGCGCAGGACACCGATCTGCTGCTGTACACCGCCAATTGGCCGGGCGCGCGGCGCCTGCACTGGAATCGCCTGCTGCCGGCGCGAGCGATTGAAAATCTCTGTTATGTGGCAGCGGTAAATCGCGTGGGTAGCGATGGCAAGGGCTTCGCCTATACCGGCGACAGTCAGGTACTGGATTTCCAGGGCGAAACGTTGCTGGCGGCGGGGGAGGCGGATGGCGTGTTCAAGGTGGTGCTCGAAGCAGCGCCATTGGCGGCGTATCGGGAGCGCTTTCCGGCGAACCTGGATGCCGACACCTTCGAGTTTACCTGA
- a CDS encoding pyridoxal phosphate-dependent aminotransferase: protein MITSKLPNVGITIFTQMSQLAAQTGAINLSQGFPDFDGPQSLRDAVGRHIASGHNQYSPMTGLPALREQIAAKIARSYGVEVDADHEVTVTPGATQAIFCAIQAVIHSGDEVIVFDPCYDSYAPATELAGGRCVHVQLKSDDFSIDFDQLAAALTPRTKMIVLNTPHNPSGALISRAELDQLAALIRDRDIYLISDEVYEHLVFDGVPHVSVLAHEELYRRAFVVSSFGKTYHVTGWKTGYVVAPPALTAELRKVHQYVSFCGVTPLQYALADYMAEHPEHVEELPGFYQAKRDLFCDLLAPSRFSFTRVTGTYFQLVDYSQIRPDLNDVDMAMWMTREHGVASIPVSVFYQSPPQGQRLIRLCFAKREETLREAAAKLCVI, encoded by the coding sequence ATGATCACCAGCAAGCTGCCGAATGTCGGCATCACTATTTTCACGCAGATGTCTCAGCTCGCGGCGCAGACCGGAGCGATCAACCTGTCCCAGGGTTTTCCCGATTTTGACGGCCCGCAATCGTTGCGCGATGCGGTCGGTCGGCACATCGCCAGTGGCCATAACCAATACTCGCCGATGACCGGTTTGCCGGCATTGCGTGAGCAGATCGCGGCGAAGATTGCCCGCAGTTATGGCGTTGAAGTCGATGCCGATCATGAAGTAACGGTGACCCCCGGCGCCACCCAAGCGATCTTCTGCGCGATTCAGGCAGTCATCCACAGCGGCGACGAAGTGATTGTGTTCGATCCGTGCTACGACAGTTACGCGCCAGCGACAGAACTTGCAGGTGGTCGTTGCGTACACGTGCAGCTGAAGTCAGACGATTTCTCCATCGATTTCGACCAGTTGGCCGCTGCCCTGACCCCGCGCACGAAAATGATCGTGCTCAATACCCCGCACAACCCGAGTGGCGCGCTTATCAGTCGTGCGGAGCTGGATCAACTGGCCGCACTGATCCGCGATCGCGACATCTATCTGATCAGCGACGAAGTCTACGAACACTTGGTATTCGACGGCGTACCGCATGTCAGCGTGCTGGCCCATGAAGAACTCTACCGACGCGCATTTGTGGTCAGCTCGTTCGGCAAGACTTATCACGTTACCGGTTGGAAAACCGGCTACGTTGTCGCGCCGCCAGCCTTGACCGCCGAATTGCGCAAGGTGCATCAATACGTCAGCTTCTGCGGCGTGACCCCGCTGCAATACGCGCTGGCCGATTACATGGCCGAACACCCGGAACACGTCGAAGAGTTGCCGGGTTTCTATCAGGCCAAGCGCGATTTGTTTTGTGATCTGCTGGCGCCTTCGCGCTTCAGCTTCACCCGTGTCACCGGCACCTATTTCCAGTTGGTTGATTATTCACAGATCCGGCCTGACCTGAACGATGTCGACATGGCCATGTGGATGACCCGCGAACATGGCGTGGCGAGTATTCCGGTGTCGGTTTTCTACCAGAGTCCACCGCAAGGCCAGCGCCTGATACGCCTGTGCTTTGCCAAACGCGAGGAGACGCTGCGTGAAGCGGCGGCGAAACTATGCGTGATCTGA